A region of Lycium barbarum isolate Lr01 chromosome 3, ASM1917538v2, whole genome shotgun sequence DNA encodes the following proteins:
- the LOC132633109 gene encoding uncharacterized protein LOC132633109 produces the protein MQVMQPPHQHSRINLAELKAQLVRKLGPEKFKQYFYYLNRLLSLKISKVEFNKLCLRILGRENIPLHNQFIRSILRNACSAKVPPPTQETDALKPGAAVGSNESPNDAYEQNGLHVSSSQASSQPGLSNGDILPLSPGKARTSFLDRRTGDRRTVLGQNGKTNFTIQQPTATESSFDVMENGDTNPPDARRAVQHYQGLLQQADDEREASGQETARFSVIKRSQEGPVSVYKNDGKDMHARSQLQAPLGVPFCPVSVGGARKALPLATNSKCVTSSSCGALLDSVSLRERMEQIAAEQGLEGVASSCANLLNNGLDAYLRGLIRSCVQLVGARSGHEPRINNTKKQQTHMKLVNGLRPGLHSQISSISRPSEVMQEHAPNNLISLQDFRVAMELNSRQLGEDWPLLLEKICTRSFEE, from the coding sequence ATGCAAGTCATGCAACCGCCACATCAGCATTCGCGAATCAATCTTGCTGAACTGAAAGCTCAGTTAGTGAGGAAACTTGGACCTGAGAAGTTTAAACAGTACTTTTATTACTTAAATAGGTTATTGAGTTTGAAAATAAGCAAGGTTGAGTTCAATAAGCTTTGTCTTAGGATATTGGGCAGAGAGAACATTCCACTGCATAATCAGTTCATTCGTTCCATTTTGAGAAATGCTTGTAGCGCAAAAGTTCCACCGCCAACTCAGGAGACTGATGCTTTGAAGCCTGGTGCAGCAGTTGGCAGTAATGAGTCCccaaatgatgcttatgagcaaAATGGATTGCATGTTTCCTCAAGCCAGGCTTCAAGTCAACCAGGTTTGTCTAATGGGGATATTCTCCCATTATCTCCTGGAAAGGCCAGAACAAGCTTTCTTGATCGTAGGACTGGGGATCGCCGTACTGTGCTTGGTCAAAACGGGAAGACCAATTTCACTATTCAACAACCGACAGCGACAGAATCAAGTTTTGATGTTATGGAGAATGGGGATACCAATCCACCTGATGCACGGAGGGCTGTGCAGCATTATCAAGGACTCTTGCAGCAGGCTGATGATGAAAGGGAGGCATCTGGTCAAGAAACTGCTAGATTTTCTGTAATAAAGAGATCACAGGAAGGTCCAGTTTCAGTATATAAAAATGACGGGAAAGATATGCATGCAAGGAGCCAGCTCCAAGCTCCGCTTGGGGTTCCATTTTGCCCTGTTAGTGTTGGTGGAGCACGTAAAGCGTTGCCTTTGGCAACAAATAGTAAATGTGTTACCTCTTCTAGTTGTGGTGCTTTGTTGGATAGTGTATCTCTGAGGGAACGCATGGAGCAGATTGCTGCAGAACAAGGCCTTGAAGGAGTGGCCAGCAGTTGTGCCAACTTGTTGAACAATGGATTAGATGCTTACTTAAGAGGTTTAATTCGATCTTGTGTTCAACTTGTTGGGGCAAGGTCAGGGCATGAGCCTAGAATAAACAACACCAAAAAGCAGCAGACCCATATGAAGCTCGTCAACGGCCTCAGACCTGGTCTTCATTCTCAAATAAGTAGTATTAGTAGACCTTCAGAAGTCATGCAAGAACATGCTCCCAATAACTTGATATCGTTGCAAGATTTTAGGGTTGCCATGGAGCTGAACTCCCGACAACTTGGCGAAGACTGGCCATTGCTGCTGGAAAAAATATGTACACGCTCATTTGAAGAATAA